In Promicromonospora sp. Populi, one genomic interval encodes:
- a CDS encoding glutamate ABC transporter substrate-binding protein — MRKHTMGLLAMAAASTLALSACGSAEPGAPSGEDTAAGGDTIRIGIKYDQPGLGLQDGDTFTGFDTDVARYVAGELGYTEDQIEWVETISANRETALQNGDVDMIFATYSINDERKELIDFAGPYFIAGQDLLVAADNTDITGPETLEGKNLCSVTGSTSAQNIKDDYAEGVQLVERGGYAECATALASGAVDAVTTDDIILAGLAATEENAGEFKVVGAPFSEERYGVGLPLGSTERCEEVNAAITQMIEDGTWEELVTSNTEGTGYTPNADLNPPTVDACA; from the coding sequence ATGCGTAAGCACACCATGGGCCTCCTGGCGATGGCGGCTGCCTCGACTCTCGCACTCTCCGCGTGCGGCAGCGCCGAGCCCGGCGCGCCGTCCGGCGAGGACACCGCTGCTGGCGGCGACACGATCCGCATCGGCATCAAGTACGACCAGCCGGGCCTCGGCCTGCAGGACGGCGACACGTTCACGGGCTTCGACACCGATGTCGCCCGCTACGTCGCGGGTGAGCTCGGGTACACCGAGGACCAGATCGAGTGGGTCGAGACCATCTCGGCCAACCGCGAGACGGCCCTGCAGAACGGCGACGTGGACATGATCTTCGCCACGTACTCGATCAACGACGAGCGCAAGGAGCTCATCGACTTCGCCGGCCCGTACTTCATCGCCGGCCAGGACCTGCTGGTCGCGGCCGACAACACCGACATCACCGGCCCGGAGACCCTGGAGGGCAAGAACCTCTGCTCGGTCACCGGATCGACGTCGGCGCAGAACATCAAGGACGACTACGCCGAGGGCGTGCAGCTCGTGGAGCGCGGCGGCTACGCCGAGTGCGCCACTGCCCTCGCCTCGGGCGCGGTCGACGCCGTCACCACTGACGACATCATCCTGGCCGGCCTGGCCGCGACCGAGGAGAACGCCGGCGAGTTCAAGGTTGTCGGCGCACCCTTCTCGGAGGAGCGTTACGGCGTGGGCCTGCCGCTGGGCAGCACGGAGCGGTGCGAAGAGGTCAACGCCGCGATCACGCAGATGATCGAGGACGGCACCTGGGAGGAGCTGGTGACCTCCAACACCGAGGGCACCGGCTACACGCCGAACGCCGACCTGAACCCGCCGACGGTCGACGCCTGCGCCTGA
- a CDS encoding DEAD/DEAH box helicase, whose amino-acid sequence MSTPDDPLSRFGAATRTWFTGAFAQPTAAQAGAWDAVARDQHALVVAPTGSGKTLAAFLWSIDRIMAAPPPEERARRCRVLYVSPLKALAADVQRNLRSPLTGIRQAAARDGIEVPDVTVGMRTGDTPAGERRTFATRPPDILVTTPESLFLILTSSARAGLAGVETVVLDEIHAVAGTKRGAHLALSLERLDALLDRPAQRIGLSATVRPVEAVARFLGGGRDDSSAREVVVVQPPSTKEWAIDVVVPVPDLADLDSAPATGPSDAAPGAATSTGTGDDEIDLSGEATRPLRRASVWPHVEERVVDLVADHTSTIVFTNNRRGAERLTARMNEVWAQRQGLDVADPASTWAALVPGQSGTASGIPRPVPGQRGLPEAVPGQAGPPETILARAHHGSMSRAERTRTETELKEGRLPAVVATSSLELGIDMGAVDLVVQVGAPPSVASGLQRIGRAGHQVGAVSKGVVFPMFRGDLVPATVIAQRMRAGEIEHMHVPANPLDVLAQQVVAALAVDDWAEDDLLALVRRAAPFAHLGDATWRAVLDMLAGRYPSEDFAELRARITWDRATGMLRGRPGALRLAATSGGTIPDKGAYGVFLATEPPAGGGPDGGSTPGPGDALTDSVTSGGRRNRGGKRVGELDEEMVYESRVGDTFTLGSSTWRIQEITTDRVLVTPAPGLPGRLPFWKGDAPGRPAELGRAVGAFVREADAALAADPVAGRKHLREAGLDDWAADNLAAYLTEQRLGTGRVPDDRTVVIERFRDELGDWRVVIHSPLGARVHAPWALVIAARLRARFGLDVAAMHSDDGIVLRLPDSGGGWEGDPWDLRTVGDIAPAGDVAPAGDVGSAIHLDDEDAYGGTQVQHTPGRVTLEDLLLDPDEVLGAVRDELGSSVMFAARFREAAARALLLPRRRPDKRQPLWQQRQRSAQLLEVASQFPDFPIVLEAARECLQDDFDVAALADLMREIGAGGVRVVEVTTPTPSPFAQSLLFGYTAQFLYDGDAPLAERRAAALSLDPELLAELLGEQGTADLADLLDPGAVEQTEAELAGLAPDRQARDAEGLWDLLRRTGPHPLDALEARTREEARHAVARWLDELEASRRVIRVRFAGAEQWAIAEDAGRLRDALGVALPVGIPETFTEPVPDPLGDLLRRHARTHGPFGAPAVAHRFGLGVAVVAHGLARLEGNGVLARGSLRPGSLGGTGDEWCDPGVLRLLRRRSLAVLRAEVEPVEQEALGTFLPRWQNVSTGLLRGADGLVQAIEQLAGAAVPASALETLVLPSRVVDYSPVLLDELTVAGEVLWSGHARLPGSGGGDGLVSLHLADGAPLTLPALEPIEEESLLDSDLHRAVLDLLTGSGGFFLTRLSELTGAEPEAVLEALWDLVWAGQVTNDGLGALRERVSGSGAHRAPRTAARARPVRRSRFALSPGRPASALRANVSAAGGGGRWAALPVREADPTLRAHALTQVLLERHGVLTRSGAAAEGVGAGYRDVYRVLSGLEERGAVRRGYFVEHLGGSQFALPGAVDRLRVDAQDRSRTVEAELDVAERTAAVATSTGASGTTSTTGTVVLAAMDPANPYGAALAWPAGPEHGPEPARDTGPASDEVPGSRTTTAHRPGRKAGAVVVLTHGDLTLFVERGGRTVLSFTRSPARLAAAAAALARVVREERLGRLVVQRVDGVPALDAARHHPAARALVTAGFAITPRGLRISIR is encoded by the coding sequence ATGTCCACGCCCGACGACCCGCTCTCCCGGTTCGGAGCCGCCACCCGCACCTGGTTCACCGGCGCGTTCGCACAGCCCACCGCCGCTCAGGCCGGGGCGTGGGACGCCGTCGCCCGTGACCAGCACGCGCTCGTGGTCGCGCCGACCGGGTCGGGCAAGACGCTCGCGGCGTTCCTCTGGTCGATCGACCGGATCATGGCCGCTCCCCCGCCCGAGGAGCGGGCCCGCCGCTGCCGCGTGCTGTACGTGTCGCCGCTCAAGGCGCTGGCCGCCGACGTCCAGCGCAACCTGCGCTCCCCGCTGACCGGCATCCGCCAGGCCGCGGCCCGGGACGGCATCGAGGTTCCGGACGTGACCGTGGGCATGCGGACGGGCGACACTCCCGCGGGCGAGCGGCGCACCTTCGCCACGCGCCCGCCGGACATCCTCGTCACGACGCCGGAGTCCCTGTTCCTCATCCTCACCTCGTCGGCCCGCGCCGGGCTCGCCGGCGTCGAGACAGTGGTGCTCGACGAGATCCACGCCGTCGCCGGCACCAAGCGCGGCGCACACCTCGCGCTCAGCCTGGAACGGCTCGACGCCCTGCTCGACCGACCTGCGCAGCGCATCGGCCTGTCCGCCACCGTGCGCCCGGTCGAGGCCGTCGCCAGGTTCCTCGGCGGCGGCCGGGACGACAGCTCGGCGCGCGAGGTAGTCGTCGTCCAGCCGCCGTCCACCAAGGAGTGGGCGATCGACGTCGTCGTGCCCGTCCCGGACCTCGCGGACCTCGACAGCGCGCCTGCCACCGGCCCGTCCGACGCCGCACCGGGCGCCGCCACGAGCACGGGCACCGGCGACGACGAGATCGACCTCTCGGGCGAGGCGACCCGCCCGCTGCGCCGGGCCTCGGTCTGGCCGCACGTCGAGGAGCGGGTGGTCGACCTCGTGGCCGACCACACCTCGACCATCGTCTTCACCAACAACCGGCGCGGCGCCGAGCGGCTGACCGCCCGCATGAACGAGGTGTGGGCGCAGCGTCAGGGGCTGGACGTCGCCGACCCGGCAAGCACCTGGGCCGCCCTGGTGCCCGGCCAGTCGGGTACCGCCTCGGGCATCCCCCGGCCCGTGCCCGGGCAGCGTGGTCTGCCCGAGGCGGTACCGGGCCAGGCAGGCCCGCCCGAGACCATCCTGGCCCGCGCCCACCACGGGTCGATGAGCCGTGCGGAGCGCACGCGCACGGAGACGGAGCTCAAGGAGGGCCGGCTGCCCGCCGTGGTCGCGACGTCGTCCCTGGAGCTCGGCATCGACATGGGCGCGGTCGACCTCGTGGTGCAGGTCGGCGCGCCGCCATCGGTGGCGAGCGGGCTGCAGCGCATCGGCCGGGCCGGCCACCAGGTGGGTGCGGTGTCCAAGGGGGTGGTCTTCCCGATGTTCCGGGGCGACCTCGTGCCCGCGACGGTCATCGCGCAGCGCATGCGCGCCGGCGAGATCGAGCACATGCATGTCCCCGCCAACCCGCTCGACGTCCTCGCCCAGCAGGTGGTCGCGGCTCTCGCCGTCGACGACTGGGCCGAGGACGACCTGCTCGCCCTCGTCCGCCGCGCGGCGCCGTTCGCGCACCTCGGCGACGCGACCTGGCGTGCGGTGCTGGACATGCTCGCGGGCCGCTACCCCAGCGAGGACTTCGCAGAGCTGCGCGCCCGCATCACCTGGGACCGGGCCACGGGCATGCTGCGCGGCAGGCCGGGAGCGCTGCGCCTGGCCGCCACGAGCGGCGGCACCATCCCGGACAAGGGCGCCTACGGCGTCTTCCTCGCCACAGAGCCGCCCGCCGGGGGCGGGCCCGACGGCGGGTCCACCCCCGGGCCCGGCGACGCGCTCACCGACAGCGTGACCAGCGGTGGGCGGCGCAACCGAGGCGGCAAGCGGGTCGGCGAGCTGGACGAGGAGATGGTCTACGAGTCCCGGGTGGGCGACACGTTCACACTCGGGTCGAGTACCTGGCGCATCCAGGAGATCACCACCGACCGCGTGCTGGTGACCCCGGCCCCCGGCCTGCCCGGCCGCCTGCCGTTCTGGAAGGGCGACGCACCGGGCCGCCCGGCCGAGCTCGGCCGCGCGGTGGGCGCGTTCGTGCGAGAGGCCGACGCCGCACTGGCTGCCGACCCCGTGGCCGGGCGCAAGCACCTGCGCGAGGCCGGGCTCGACGACTGGGCGGCGGACAACCTCGCCGCCTACCTCACGGAACAGCGCCTGGGCACCGGACGTGTGCCCGACGACCGGACAGTGGTGATCGAACGGTTCCGGGACGAGCTCGGCGACTGGCGCGTGGTGATCCACTCGCCGCTCGGCGCGCGCGTGCACGCGCCCTGGGCCCTCGTGATCGCCGCCCGGCTGCGGGCCCGGTTCGGCCTCGACGTGGCCGCCATGCACTCGGACGACGGGATCGTGCTGCGCCTGCCCGACTCCGGCGGCGGCTGGGAGGGCGACCCCTGGGACCTGCGCACGGTTGGGGACATCGCCCCGGCGGGGGACGTCGCCCCGGCAGGGGACGTCGGCTCAGCGATCCACCTGGACGACGAGGATGCCTACGGCGGCACGCAGGTGCAGCACACGCCGGGCCGGGTCACCCTCGAGGACCTGCTCCTGGACCCGGACGAGGTGCTGGGTGCCGTGCGCGACGAGCTCGGGTCGTCGGTGATGTTCGCCGCGCGGTTCCGCGAGGCCGCCGCCCGCGCCCTGCTGCTGCCCCGGCGCCGACCGGACAAGCGGCAGCCGCTCTGGCAGCAGCGGCAGCGGTCCGCCCAGCTGCTGGAGGTCGCCAGCCAGTTCCCGGACTTCCCGATAGTCCTGGAGGCGGCCCGCGAGTGCCTGCAGGACGACTTCGACGTCGCCGCGCTGGCCGACCTCATGCGCGAGATCGGCGCGGGCGGCGTCCGCGTCGTCGAGGTCACGACGCCGACCCCCTCGCCGTTCGCCCAGTCGCTCCTGTTCGGCTACACGGCCCAGTTCCTGTACGACGGCGACGCGCCGCTCGCCGAGCGCCGGGCGGCCGCCCTGTCGCTCGACCCGGAGCTGCTCGCCGAGCTGCTCGGCGAGCAGGGCACCGCCGACCTGGCTGACCTCCTGGACCCGGGCGCCGTGGAGCAGACCGAGGCCGAGCTCGCAGGGCTCGCACCCGACCGGCAGGCCCGCGACGCCGAGGGCCTGTGGGACCTGCTCCGGCGCACGGGGCCCCACCCGCTCGACGCTCTGGAGGCACGCACCCGCGAGGAGGCACGCCACGCGGTAGCCCGCTGGCTCGACGAGCTGGAGGCAAGCCGCCGGGTCATCCGCGTCCGGTTTGCCGGCGCGGAGCAGTGGGCGATCGCTGAGGACGCCGGCCGACTGCGCGACGCGCTCGGTGTGGCGCTCCCGGTGGGCATCCCGGAGACGTTCACCGAGCCCGTGCCCGACCCGCTCGGTGACCTCCTGCGGCGCCATGCCCGGACGCATGGGCCGTTCGGGGCCCCGGCGGTCGCGCACCGGTTCGGGCTCGGTGTGGCGGTCGTCGCGCACGGGCTGGCCAGGCTGGAGGGGAACGGCGTGCTCGCCCGCGGGAGCCTGCGCCCCGGTTCGCTCGGCGGCACCGGCGACGAGTGGTGCGACCCCGGGGTGCTCCGCCTGTTGCGCCGGCGGTCGCTGGCCGTCCTGCGGGCCGAGGTGGAGCCCGTGGAGCAGGAGGCGCTCGGCACCTTCCTGCCCCGCTGGCAGAACGTCTCCACCGGGCTGCTGCGCGGCGCCGACGGCCTGGTCCAGGCGATCGAGCAGCTGGCGGGCGCGGCGGTCCCGGCGTCGGCCCTGGAGACCCTGGTGCTGCCCTCGCGCGTGGTCGACTACTCCCCCGTGCTGCTCGACGAGCTGACGGTCGCGGGCGAGGTGCTGTGGTCCGGGCACGCCCGCCTGCCTGGCTCCGGCGGCGGGGACGGCCTGGTCTCGCTCCACCTGGCCGACGGCGCCCCGCTCACACTCCCCGCGCTCGAACCGATCGAGGAGGAGAGCCTGCTCGACTCCGACCTGCACCGCGCGGTGCTGGACCTGCTGACCGGTTCCGGCGGCTTCTTCCTGACCCGGCTGAGCGAGCTCACCGGGGCCGAGCCGGAGGCCGTCCTCGAGGCGCTGTGGGACCTCGTCTGGGCCGGGCAGGTCACCAACGACGGGCTGGGCGCGCTCCGGGAGCGGGTCAGCGGTTCAGGAGCCCACCGCGCGCCGCGCACCGCCGCGCGGGCCCGGCCCGTGCGCCGCTCCCGATTCGCCCTCTCGCCGGGGCGCCCCGCCTCGGCCCTCCGGGCGAACGTGTCAGCCGCCGGCGGGGGCGGCCGCTGGGCGGCCCTCCCGGTTCGCGAGGCCGACCCGACCCTGCGCGCGCACGCCCTGACCCAGGTGCTGCTGGAACGACACGGGGTGCTCACCCGGTCCGGCGCGGCGGCCGAGGGGGTCGGCGCAGGCTATCGCGACGTGTATCGCGTGCTGTCGGGCCTGGAGGAGCGCGGGGCGGTGCGCCGAGGCTACTTCGTGGAGCACCTGGGCGGGTCGCAGTTCGCGCTGCCCGGCGCCGTCGACCGGCTGCGCGTCGACGCGCAGGACCGCTCGCGCACGGTCGAGGCCGAGCTGGACGTGGCGGAGCGGACGGCGGCCGTGGCGACCAGCACCGGCGCGAGCGGTACGACCAGCACGACCGGCACCGTCGTGCTCGCCGCGATGGACCCCGCCAACCCCTACGGTGCGGCGCTCGCCTGGCCGGCAGGTCCGGAGCACGGCCCGGAACCCGCTCGGGACACCGGGCCGGCGTCGGACGAGGTGCCCGGCAGCAGGACCACCACAGCCCACCGGCCTGGCCGCAAGGCCGGGGCGGTAGTGGTGCTCACGCACGGCGACCTCACCCTGTTCGTGGAGCGGGGCGGGCGCACCGTGCTGTCGTTCACCCGGAGCCCCGCGCGGCTCGCGGCCGCGGCCGCGGCACTGGCTCGCGTGGTGCGCGAGGAACGGCTCGGGCGGCTGGTGGTCCAGCGTGTCGACGGTGTCCCCGCGCTCGACGCCGCGCGGCACCATCCGGCCGCGCGGGCGCTCGTGACCGCGGGCTTCGCGATCACACCGCGAGGCTTGCGGATCTCGATCCGCTGA
- the recA gene encoding recombinase RecA yields the protein MPAPADREKALEAALAQIDRSFGKGSVMRLGDEIRAPIEVIPTGSIALDVALGIGGLPRGRVVEIYGPESSGKTTLALHAVASAQRKGGIAAFIDAEHALDPDYAKKLGVDTDALLVSQPDTGEQALEIMDMLIRSGALDIIVIDSVAALTPKAEIEGEMGDSHVGLQARLMSQALRKITGALSSSGTTAIFINQLREKIGVFFGSPETTTGGKALKFYASVRLDIRRIETLKEGTDAVGNRTRVKVVKNKMAPPFKQAEFDILYGVGISREGGLIDMGVEHGFVRKSGSWFTYEGDQLGQGKENARAFLRDNPDLANDIEKRVKEKLGVGPKVDAPAADAAESAAAPATETAPLAGTVAAASSSSRTTTTAKATKATTTRSKATKPAAAKTAATAEAAAEKAPF from the coding sequence ATGCCCGCACCAGCAGACCGCGAAAAGGCTCTTGAAGCGGCCCTCGCTCAGATCGACCGTAGCTTTGGCAAGGGATCGGTCATGCGCCTCGGTGACGAGATCCGCGCACCCATCGAGGTCATCCCGACCGGTTCGATCGCCCTGGACGTGGCGCTCGGTATCGGTGGCCTGCCCCGTGGTCGGGTCGTCGAGATATACGGCCCGGAGTCCTCGGGCAAGACCACGCTCGCCCTGCACGCCGTGGCGAGCGCGCAGCGCAAGGGTGGCATCGCGGCGTTCATCGACGCCGAGCACGCGCTGGACCCGGACTACGCCAAGAAGCTCGGCGTCGACACCGACGCCCTCCTGGTCTCGCAGCCGGACACCGGCGAGCAGGCGCTGGAGATCATGGACATGCTGATCCGCTCCGGCGCGCTCGACATCATCGTGATCGACTCCGTCGCCGCCCTGACGCCCAAGGCCGAGATCGAGGGCGAGATGGGTGACAGCCACGTGGGTCTGCAGGCCCGCCTCATGTCGCAGGCCCTGCGCAAGATCACGGGCGCGCTCAGCTCGTCCGGGACCACCGCCATCTTCATCAACCAGCTGCGCGAGAAGATCGGCGTGTTCTTCGGCTCGCCCGAGACCACCACCGGTGGCAAGGCGCTGAAGTTCTACGCGTCGGTCCGGCTCGACATCCGCCGGATCGAGACCCTCAAGGAGGGCACGGACGCAGTCGGTAACCGCACCCGGGTGAAGGTCGTCAAGAACAAGATGGCCCCGCCGTTCAAGCAGGCCGAGTTCGACATCCTGTACGGCGTGGGCATCTCCCGTGAGGGCGGCCTGATCGACATGGGTGTGGAGCACGGCTTCGTGCGCAAGTCCGGCTCGTGGTTCACCTACGAGGGCGACCAGCTCGGCCAGGGCAAGGAGAACGCGCGGGCCTTCCTGCGGGACAACCCCGACCTCGCCAACGACATCGAGAAGCGCGTCAAGGAGAAGCTGGGCGTGGGGCCGAAGGTCGACGCCCCGGCGGCCGACGCAGCGGAGTCCGCTGCTGCTCCCGCCACCGAGACGGCGCCGCTCGCAGGCACCGTCGCGGCGGCAAGCTCGTCCTCCCGGACGACCACCACGGCGAAGGCCACCAAGGCGACCACCACGCGCTCGAAGGCCACGAAGCCGGCTGCGGCGAAGACCGCGGCCACGGCCGAGGCCGCTGCGGAGAAGGCCCCGTTCTGA
- a CDS encoding amino acid ABC transporter permease: MSASILFDIPGPRARAFSVVGNTVAALAVLAGLGWLVLVLNERGQFESSLWLNAVSAEAWQYYYLPGLQNTLRSALFATVGAVLFGILFGMGRLSANRAVRAVSGVVVEFFRAVPVLLMMIFFYSFFSAQAQWIADRPFAAVVLALVLYNGSVIAELVRAGVGNLPKGQGEAGLAIGLTPGQVLRSIQLPQALVAMLPAMVSQLVVVLKDSALGQFILYSELLRSAQILSANEQNPLQALIIVAVVFILINWLLTVVAHRLARLLSSRTAAPTIEGTGIGNPTAIATAAGGPNSI; this comes from the coding sequence ATGAGCGCCTCCATCCTGTTCGACATCCCGGGGCCCCGCGCCCGGGCCTTCTCCGTCGTCGGCAACACCGTCGCTGCACTGGCGGTGCTCGCCGGTCTCGGCTGGCTCGTCCTCGTCCTGAACGAGCGGGGCCAGTTCGAGTCGTCGCTCTGGCTGAACGCCGTGTCCGCCGAGGCCTGGCAGTACTACTACCTGCCGGGCCTGCAGAACACGCTGCGGTCAGCGCTGTTCGCCACGGTCGGCGCGGTCCTGTTCGGCATCCTCTTCGGCATGGGCCGGCTGTCGGCCAACCGGGCGGTCCGAGCGGTCTCGGGTGTGGTCGTGGAGTTCTTCCGCGCGGTGCCCGTGCTGCTGATGATGATCTTCTTCTACAGCTTCTTCTCGGCGCAGGCCCAGTGGATCGCCGACCGGCCGTTCGCCGCGGTGGTGCTGGCCCTCGTCCTGTACAACGGCTCCGTCATCGCGGAGCTGGTGCGGGCCGGCGTCGGGAACCTGCCGAAGGGGCAGGGCGAGGCAGGGCTGGCGATCGGTCTGACCCCCGGGCAGGTACTTCGCTCGATCCAGCTTCCGCAGGCCCTGGTCGCCATGCTGCCCGCGATGGTGTCGCAGCTCGTGGTGGTACTCAAGGACTCGGCGCTCGGTCAGTTCATCCTGTACTCCGAGCTGCTCCGGTCGGCCCAGATCCTCTCGGCCAACGAGCAGAACCCGCTGCAGGCGCTGATCATCGTGGCGGTCGTGTTCATCCTGATCAACTGGCTGCTCACTGTCGTGGCACACCGGCTGGCGCGGCTGCTGTCCAGCCGGACGGCGGCGCCCACGATCGAGGGCACCGGCATCGGGAACCCGACGGCGATCGCGACGGCGGCCGGCGGCCCCAACAGCATCTGA
- a CDS encoding DUF3046 domain-containing protein — MRERDFWQLIDEVFGPGYGRALAREQVLPALDGRTPAVALDDGDEPRDVWHALCDALDVPDADRWGKDKHRQAPPPRR, encoded by the coding sequence GTGCGCGAACGGGATTTCTGGCAGCTGATCGACGAGGTCTTCGGTCCTGGGTACGGTCGCGCCCTCGCACGCGAACAGGTGCTGCCCGCGCTCGACGGCCGCACCCCGGCGGTCGCGCTGGACGACGGCGACGAGCCGCGCGACGTGTGGCACGCGCTGTGCGACGCGCTGGACGTGCCCGACGCCGACCGCTGGGGCAAGGACAAGCACCGGCAGGCACCGCCGCCGCGGCGCTGA
- a CDS encoding ABC transporter permease subunit (The N-terminal region of this protein, as described by TIGR01726, is a three transmembrane segment that identifies a subfamily of ABC transporter permease subunits, which specificities that include histidine, arginine, glutamine, glutamate, L-cystine (sic), the opines (in Agrobacterium) octopine and nopaline, etc.) has product MDDFFAGFAELFARFDVLGAFWVNIQLTFWAALLSLLLGSVLALMRISPIASLQWAGTAYVTIFRNTPLTIILTFMYLVVFSQLGITLSDQLDVTFFWFAVIGLSVYHAAFVCEAIRSGVNTVPVGQAEAARAIGLSFLPAARLIIFPQAFRGAIAPLGNTLIALLKNSTVAAAASVATETSSLMRTMIEFRPDLMVAIFLTFAVGYVLLVIPIGLATTWLSTRLAVQR; this is encoded by the coding sequence GTGGACGACTTCTTCGCCGGGTTCGCCGAGCTCTTCGCGCGGTTCGACGTCCTGGGCGCGTTCTGGGTCAACATCCAGCTCACGTTCTGGGCCGCACTGCTGTCCCTGCTGCTCGGCTCCGTACTCGCGCTGATGCGCATCTCACCGATCGCATCGCTCCAGTGGGCCGGCACCGCCTACGTGACCATCTTCCGGAACACACCCCTGACGATCATCCTCACGTTCATGTACCTGGTGGTGTTCTCGCAGCTCGGGATCACGCTCTCGGACCAGCTCGACGTCACGTTCTTCTGGTTCGCGGTGATCGGGCTGTCCGTCTATCACGCCGCATTTGTCTGCGAGGCCATCCGGTCCGGCGTGAACACGGTGCCGGTGGGGCAGGCCGAGGCCGCGCGGGCCATCGGGCTCTCGTTTCTGCCCGCCGCGCGGCTGATCATCTTTCCGCAGGCGTTCCGCGGAGCCATCGCGCCGCTGGGCAACACGCTCATCGCGCTGCTGAAGAACTCGACCGTCGCTGCCGCCGCGTCGGTCGCCACCGAGACGTCGTCGCTGATGAGGACCATGATCGAGTTCCGACCCGACCTCATGGTCGCGATCTTCCTGACCTTCGCGGTGGGCTACGTGCTCCTCGTGATCCCGATCGGGCTGGCCACCACCTGGCTGTCCACCCGACTGGCGGTGCAGCGATGA
- a CDS encoding amino acid ABC transporter ATP-binding protein, whose translation MDQSTSPTDQPVADEIADAPTPDRALGAPLVELTHVNKHFGALHVLQDINLTVRKGEVLVVIGPSGSGKSTLCRAINRLETIDDGTIAVDGKELPEEGKALAQLRAEVGMVFQSFNLFAHKTVLDNVTLGPRKVRGLNKKDAQEQARKLLDRVGVGNQAGKMPAQLSGGQQQRVAIARALAMQPKVMLFDEPTSALDPEMVNEVLDAMVALAQEGMTMIVVTHEMGFARKAADRVVFMADGQIVEEAPPEEFFTAPKSDRARDFLSKILTH comes from the coding sequence ATGGACCAGAGCACCTCGCCCACCGACCAACCGGTGGCCGACGAGATCGCGGACGCTCCGACGCCGGACCGTGCCCTCGGGGCGCCCCTCGTCGAGCTGACGCACGTGAACAAGCACTTCGGCGCGCTGCACGTCTTGCAGGACATCAACCTCACCGTCCGCAAGGGTGAAGTGCTGGTCGTGATCGGTCCGTCCGGCTCCGGCAAGTCCACGCTGTGCCGCGCGATCAACCGGCTCGAGACCATCGACGACGGCACCATCGCCGTCGACGGCAAGGAGCTGCCCGAGGAGGGCAAGGCCCTCGCCCAGCTGCGCGCCGAGGTCGGGATGGTCTTCCAGTCGTTCAACCTGTTCGCGCACAAGACCGTGCTCGACAACGTGACGCTCGGGCCGCGCAAGGTCCGCGGGCTGAACAAGAAGGACGCACAGGAGCAGGCCCGAAAGCTGCTCGACCGCGTGGGCGTCGGCAACCAGGCGGGCAAGATGCCCGCCCAGCTGTCCGGCGGCCAGCAGCAACGCGTGGCGATCGCACGAGCCCTGGCGATGCAGCCCAAGGTGATGCTCTTCGACGAACCGACGTCAGCCCTCGACCCCGAGATGGTCAACGAGGTGCTCGACGCCATGGTCGCGCTCGCTCAGGAGGGGATGACGATGATCGTCGTCACCCACGAGATGGGCTTCGCCCGCAAGGCCGCCGACCGGGTGGTCTTCATGGCGGACGGCCAGATCGTCGAAGAGGCTCCCCCCGAGGAGTTCTTCACGGCGCCCAAGAGCGACCGGGCCCGCGACTTCCTGTCCAAGATCCTGACCCACTGA
- a CDS encoding regulatory protein RecX yields the protein MSGFGRPGGKGRGYSNGKDRTPRRTVGERLEAGEITRDDAVEKAREVVLRTLSAAQKSRRELEQSLARKGYPEDIVVQVLDRFDEVGLVDDATYADTIVRTRHSERGLARRGIAAELRRRGIDEDTAVEALDQLDPDDERAAGAKLAIKLIHRTRSMERQVRVRRAVGSLARKGYAPGLAFELVRDALAAEGEDTDDLAYSED from the coding sequence GTGAGCGGTTTCGGCCGCCCGGGCGGCAAGGGTCGAGGCTATTCGAACGGCAAGGATCGCACCCCCCGGCGCACGGTCGGGGAGCGTCTGGAAGCCGGCGAGATCACCCGGGACGACGCCGTCGAGAAGGCCCGCGAGGTAGTCCTGAGGACCCTGTCTGCGGCGCAGAAGTCCCGGCGCGAGCTGGAGCAGTCGCTGGCCCGCAAGGGCTACCCGGAGGACATCGTCGTGCAGGTCCTCGACCGGTTTGACGAGGTGGGCCTGGTGGACGACGCGACCTACGCCGACACCATCGTCCGCACCCGGCACTCCGAGCGGGGCCTTGCCCGGCGCGGCATTGCCGCGGAGCTACGCCGCCGCGGTATCGACGAGGACACGGCCGTCGAGGCGCTCGATCAGCTCGACCCGGACGACGAGCGGGCCGCGGGTGCGAAGCTGGCCATCAAGCTCATCCACCGCACGCGCAGCATGGAGCGCCAGGTGCGGGTGCGCCGCGCCGTCGGCTCGCTCGCCCGGAAGGGCTACGCGCCCGGCCTGGCGTTCGAGCTGGTCCGCGACGCGCTGGCCGCGGAGGGCGAGGACACGGACGACCTGGCCTACTCCGAGGACTGA